A genomic region of Pyrus communis chromosome 14, drPyrComm1.1, whole genome shotgun sequence contains the following coding sequences:
- the LOC137716498 gene encoding peroxidase N1-like produces the protein MEGSGSTATRTLSYLLMLLMLAATSESVRGQGTKLGFYSFTCPRAEFIVRSIVTAHFQSDPTIASGLLRMHFHDCFVNGCDASILIDGPTAEKNAPPNLNLRGYEVIDDAKAQLEAACPGIVSCADILALAARDSVVLTNGQSWPVPTGRRDGMVSLASDTANLPGFTESMDSQKQKFADKGLNTQDLVALLGAHTIGTSACQFFSYRLFNFTTTGNGADPALDPLFVPQLQALCPQNSDGTRRIGLDTGSDDKFDVSFFANLRKGRGILESDQMLWTDATTKPFVQRFLGGKGPSGLNFYMEFGRSMVKMSNIDVKTGTQGQIRKVCSAIN, from the exons atggAGGGTTCAGGTTCAACTGCCACTCGAACATTAAGTTacttgttgatgttgttgatgttggCTGCAACCTCAGAGTCAGTGAGAGGGCAAGGCACAAAACTAGGGTTCTACTCATTTACTTGTCCTCGAGCTGAGTTCATCGTGAGGTCAATAGTTACAGCTCATTTCCAGTCTGATCCTACCATTGCCTCTGGCCTGCTGAGGATGCATTTTCATGATTGCTTCGTCAATGGCTGTGATGCTTCCATCCTCATCGATGGTCCAACAGCCGAGAAAAACGCCCCTCCAAACCTCAATTTAAGAGGATATGAAGTCATTGATGATGCTAAGGCACAGCTTGAAGCCGCATGCCCAGGGATTGTCTCTTGCGCTGATATTCTAGCCCTAGCTGCACGTGATTCTGTGGTTCTG ACCAACGGACAAAGTTGGCCAGTGCCTACAGGACGCAGGGATGGGATGGTTTCATTAGCATCTGATACAGCCAACTTGCCAGGCTTCACTGAATCAATGGATtcgcaaaaacaaaagtttgCAGACAAGGGGCTAAACACGCAGGATCTTGTTGCCCTTCTTG GAGCACATACAATAGGAACATCGGCTTGCCAGTTCTTCAGTTACAGATTATTCAATTTCACAACTACTGGAAATGGTGCGGATCCTGCGCTTGACCCATTGTTTGTTCCTCAGCTACAAGCTCTCTGCCCTCAAAATTCTGATGGTACGAGGCGCATTGGATTAGACACAGGCAGTGACGACAAATTTGATGTATCTTTttttgcaaatttaagaaaaggCAGAGGAATTCTCGAGTCCGATCAGATGCTATGGACTGATGCTACAACAAAACCCTTTGTCCAACGTTTTCTAGGTGGTAAAGGCCCTTCGGGATTGAACTTCTATATGGAGTTCGGAAGGTCCATGGTGAAGATGAGTAACATTGATGTGAAAACTGGCACACAAGGTCAAATTCGAAAAGTATGTTCTGCGATAAACTGA
- the LOC137714796 gene encoding uncharacterized protein, with amino-acid sequence MKKEDTVKLISAEGFEFVIHKDAAMVSQTIRNMLTSPGSFAETEHGEVTFPEISTTILEKICKYFYWNLQYASGKQTEFPIEPELVLELMMAANYLHT; translated from the exons atgaagaaggaagacACAGTGAAGCTGATCAGCGCCGAGGGGTTCGAGTTCGTGATCCACAAAGACGCCGCCATGGTCTCTCAGACCATCCGCAACATGCTCACTTCTCCAG GGAGTTTTGCTGAAACGGAGCACGGCGAGGTGACGTTCCCGGAGATCAGCACCACCATTCTTGAGAAGATCTGCAAGTACTTTTACTGGAACCTTCAATATGCCAG CGGGAAGCAGACCGAGTTTCCTATTGAACCTGAATTGGTGCTGGAGTTAATGATGGCAGCCAATTATCTCCATACATGA
- the LOC137714795 gene encoding ras-related protein Rab11C has translation MASRVDHEYDYLFKIVLIGDSGVGKSNILSRFTRNEFCLESKSTIGVEFATRTLQVEGKTVKAQIWDTAGQERYRAITSAYYRGAVGAFLVYDITKRPTFENVQRWLRELRDHADSNIVIMMTGNKSDLNHLRAVSEDDGQSLAEREGLSFLETSALEATNIEKAFQTILTEIYHIVSKKALAAQETVSTTLPGQGTTINVGDASGNTKRGCCST, from the exons ATGGCGAGTAGAGTAGACCACGAATACGACTACCTGTTCAAGATCGTGTTGATCGGTGACTCTGGTGTGGGCAAATCTAACATTCTCTCTAGATTTACCAGGAATGAGTTCTGCTTGGAGTCCAAATCCACTATCGGAGTCGAGTTCGCCACCCGAACTCTCCAG GTTGAGGGAAAGACTGTGAAGGCACAGATCTGGGATACAGCAGGTCAGGAGCGATACCGTGCTATCACCAGTGCTTACTATAGAGGGGCAGTGGGTGCTTTCCTTGTCTACGACATAACTAAGCGACCAACTTTTGAGAATGTCCAAAGGTGGCTCcgtgagttgagggaccatgcAGATTCGAACATTGTTATCATGATGACAGGAAACAAGTCTGACTTGAACCATCTCAGAGCTGTTTCAGAGGACGATGGTCAGTCGTTGGCTGAGAGGGAAGGTCTCTCATTTCTCGAGACATCTGCACTGGAAGCAACCAACATTGAGAAAGCATTTCAAACTATTCTAACCGAGATCTACCATATCGTCAGCAAAAAAGCACTGGCAGCCCAAGAAACAGTCTCAACTACCCTACCTGGTCAAGGAACCACCATCAACGTTGGTGATGCTTCTGGGAATACGAAGAGAGGTTGCTGCTCGACATAA
- the LOC137714794 gene encoding metal tolerance protein B-like, with amino-acid sequence MEHEKVPFTRTESQEIEIPIVSEGIDALPVPPQVPRSLCVCVFSKSEHCSLDSKQRSKSATKLSVLVVASLMFMVVEIIGGVKANSLAVLTDAAHLLTDVVGFSIALFTVKASGWEATSYQSFGYHRLEVLSALFSVQLIWLVSGILIYEAVDRIVHTKEKVNGLLMFSVAAFGFLVNLIMVVWLGHDHTHHACGGLGHDHHQVHTHDHHHGHNHDHHHGHDYQEEESAIMEDDKTSLVSSTSPEKTKILNINIQGAYLHVIADMIQSVGVMAAGGIIWARPDWLVVDLICTLIFSVFAVSTTISMLKNIYGILMERTPSEIDIAGLEKGIKCIKGVRDVHDLHVWALTVGKTVLSCHVTSEPAVSSSQIIDKIRDYCESTYRIHHVTIQIEQ; translated from the coding sequence ATGGAACATGAGAAGGTACCCTTTACGAGAACAGAGTCTCAGGAAATTGAGATCCCAATAGTCTCTGAAGGTATTGATGCTCTTCCTGTGCCACCACAGGTGCCTCGCTCCTTGTGTGTCTGTGTTTTCTCCAAAAGCGAGCACTGTAGTTTGGATTCGAAACAGCGGTCAAAGTCAGCTACAAAACTTTCTGTACTCGTTGTTGCATCTCTCATGTTTATGGTTGTTGAAATTATTGGTGGTGTCAAAGCCAACAGCCTTGCAGTACTCACAGATGCAGCCCACTTGCTCACTGATGTTGTTGGATTCTCCATTGCTCTTTTCACAGTAAAGGCTTCAGGTTGGGAGGCAACATCGTACCAGTCTTTCGGATATCACCGTCTTGAGGTTTTGAGTGCCCTTTTCTCTGTGCAGCTCATATGGCTGGTCTCTGGGATCTTGATCTATGAAGCAGTTGACAGGATCGTTCACACTAAGGAAAAGGTGAACGGGTTACTCATGTTTTCAGTTGCCGCATTTGGGTTTCTTGTCAACTTAATCATGGTCGTGTGGCTTGGTCACGACCACACCCATCATGCATGTGGAGGCTTAGGTCATGATCATCATCAAGTTCATACTCACGATCATCATCATGGCCATAATCACGATCATCATCATGGTCATGATTATCAGGAGGAAGAAAGTGCAATAATGGAGGACGATAAAACGAGTCTGGTGTCATCCACTTCTCCAGAAAAGACTAAaatattaaacataaatatCCAGGGAGCTTACTTGCATGTCATCGCCGATATGATTCAGTCCGTTGGGGTGATGGCCGCTGGAGGCATCATATGGGCAAGGCCAGATTGGTTAGTAGTTGATCTCATCTGCACActcatattttctgtttttgctGTTAGCACAACTATATCGATgcttaaaaatatatatgggaTATTGATGGAGAGAACGCCAAGCGAGATTGATATCGCCGGGCTAGAAAAAGGCATCAAGTGCATCAAAGGAGTTCGGGATGTTCACGACCTACACGTTTGGGCGCTAACGGTTGGAAAAACTGTGTTGTCTTGCCATGTAACGTCCGAGCCTGCCGTAAGCTCTAGTCAGATAATTGACAAGATTAGGGATTACTGTGAAAGTACTTACAGAATACATCATGTAACTATACAGATTGAACAGTAG